One window of the Allosaccharopolyspora coralli genome contains the following:
- a CDS encoding esterase/lipase family protein, protein MRRCRFAFTIVCAAALAFTAPASAAAVPAAEHDPVIFVHGWNGSSWNWDAMKADFENNGYSSDELHAWDYDTAQSNEITAEEFAGYVDEVLASTGASQVDVVTHSMGGLNTRWYLSFLDGTSKVDDWVSLGGPNHGTTSAEGCGDDSCADMRPGSEFLTQLNEGDETPGDTSYATWWSPCDGVVYPAESTVLDGAENTELACVSHLGLLANHEVMEGVRAFVA, encoded by the coding sequence GTTCACGATCGTCTGCGCCGCCGCTCTCGCGTTCACCGCACCCGCGAGCGCTGCCGCCGTCCCCGCCGCCGAGCACGACCCGGTGATCTTCGTCCACGGCTGGAACGGGTCCAGCTGGAACTGGGACGCCATGAAGGCCGACTTCGAGAACAACGGGTACAGCAGCGACGAGCTGCACGCGTGGGACTACGACACCGCGCAGTCGAACGAGATCACCGCCGAGGAGTTCGCGGGCTACGTGGACGAGGTGCTCGCGAGCACAGGCGCATCGCAGGTCGACGTGGTGACGCACTCGATGGGCGGGCTCAACACGCGCTGGTACCTCAGTTTCCTCGACGGCACCAGCAAGGTCGACGACTGGGTCTCGCTCGGCGGCCCGAACCACGGGACCACGTCCGCCGAAGGCTGTGGCGACGACTCCTGCGCGGACATGCGACCGGGCTCGGAGTTCCTCACCCAGCTCAACGAGGGTGACGAGACTCCGGGCGACACGAGCTACGCGACCTGGTGGTCGCCGTGCGACGGGGTGGTGTACCCGGCGGAGAGCACGGTGCTCGACGGGGCGGAGAACACCGAACTCGCCTGCGTGAGCCACCTCGGGCTGCTCGCCAATCACGAGGTGATGGAGGGCGTCCGGGCGTTCGTCGCCTGA